Below is a window of Streptomyces spongiicola DNA.
TACGAACTCGCCAAGGAGTTCGGTGTGGAGAGCAAGGTCGTCATGGCCAAGCTCCAGGAACTCGGTGAATTCGTCCGTTCGGCGTCCTCGACGATCGAGGCGCCGGTTGTACGCAAACTGACCGACGCTTTCCAGCAGGGTTCCGGGGCCGCCCCCGCGAAGCGCTCTGCCGGGAAGCCCGGGGCGCCGCGCAGGCCCGCGCCCGCGAAGCCCGCCCCGGCGGCGGAGGGCCGCGCGGGCGGTGCCCCCGCGCCCTCCCCGGCGCAGGCGGCGCGTCCCGCCGCCCCCAAGCCCGGCGCACCGGCCCCCAGGCCGGCGGCGTCCGAGGCTCCCAGGAGTGTCCCCGCGGCACCGGCCCCCGGCCCGCGGCCGACCCCGGGCCCCAAGCCCGCGGCGGCCCCGAAGCCGGCTCCGGCCGCTCCGGCCGCCCCGGAGTTCACCGCGCCCCCGGCCGCCCCGGCTGCCGGCCCCCGGCCCGGTGCCACTCCCGGCCCGCGTCCGGCCGCACGTCCCGGCCAGGGCCAGGGTGGCGGCGGTGCCCGTCCCGGCGCCCCGCGCTCCGGTGGCGAGCGCCAGGCTCCGCGTCCCGGTGCCCGCCCCGCGGGCCCGCGTCCGGGGAACAACCCCTTCACCTCCGGTGGCTCGACCGGTATGGCGCGCCCGCAGGCGCCCCGTCCGGGCGGTGCCCCGCGTCCGGGCGGTCCGGGTGCCCCCGGCGGTCCCCGTCCGCAGGGCGCCGGCCAGGGCGGTCCCCGTCCGCAGGCGCCCGGTGGCTCCCGTCCCACCCCCGGCGGCATGCCGCGTCCGCAGGCTCCGCGGGGAGCCGGCGGCCCCGGCGGCCCCGGTGGTAACCGTCCGAACCCGGGCATGATGCCGCAGCGTCCCGCCGCCGGCCCGCGCCCCGGTCCCGGCGGCCGCGGTCAGGGCCTCCGGCCGGCTTCGCCGGCCGTCCCGGTGGCGGCGGTGGCGGCGGTCGCCCCGGTGGCGGCGGCGGTGGCGGCTTCGGCGGCCCGCGTCCCGGTGGCGGCGGCGGCTTCGGCGGTGGCGGCGGTGGCCGTCCCGGCTTCGGCGGCCGTCCCGGCGGCCCCGGCGGCCGCGGTGGCACGCAGGGTGCGTTCGGCCGCCCCGGCGGTCCGGCGCGCCGCGGCCGCAAGTCGAAGCGGCAGAGGCGCCAGGAGTACGAGGCCATGCAGGCCCCGTCGGTCGGCGGTGTGATGCTGCCCCGCGGCAGCGGCGAGACCGTCCGTCTGTCGCGCGGTGCCTCCCTGACCGACTTCGCGGAGAAGATCAACGCCAACCCGGCGTCGCTCGTCGCCGTGATGATGAACCTCGGCGAGATGGTCACCGCCACGCAGTCCGTCTCCGACGAGACGTTGCAGCTCCTGGCAGGCGAGATGAACTACACGGTTCAGATCGTCAGCCCGGAGGAGGAGGACCGCGAGCTGCTGGAGTCGTTCGACATCGAGTTCGGCGAGGACGAGGGCGGCGAGGAGTTCCTGGTCGCGCGTCCGCCGGTGGTCACCGTCATGGGTCACGTCGACCACGGCAAGACCCGGCTGCTGGACGCGATCCGCAAGACGAACGTCGTCGCGGGCGAGGCCGGCGGTATCACCCAGCACATCGGTGCGTACCAGGTCTCCACCGAGGTCAACGACGAAGAGCGCCGCATCACCTTCATCGACACCCCGGGTCACGAGGCGTTCACGGCCATGCGTGCCCGCGGCGCCAAGTCGACCGACATCGCGATCCTCGTGGTGGCGGCCAACGACGGTGTGATGCCGCAGACGATCGAGGCGCTGAACCACGCCAAGGCGGCCGACGTGCCGATCGTGGTCGCGGTCAACAAGATCGACGTCGAGGGCGCCGACCCGACGAAGGTGCGCGGTCAGCTGACCGAGTACGGCCTGGTGGCCGAGGAGTACGGCGGCGACACCATGTTCGTCGACATCTCCGCCAAGCAGGGCCTGAACATCGAGAACCTGCTGGAGGCCGTGGTCCTGACGGCTGACGCCGCCCTGGACCTGCGGGCCAACCCGGAGCAGGACGCGCAGGGCATCGCGATCGAGTCCCACCTCGACCGCGGCCGCGGTGCCGTCTCGACCGTCCTGGTCCAGCGGGGCACCCTGCGCATCGGTGACACCATGGTCGTCGGCGACGCGTACGGCCGGGTCCGGGCGATGCTCGACGACAAGGGCAACAACGTGGACGAGGCGACCCCGTCGACTCCCGTCCTCGTCCTGGGTCTCACCAACGTCCCGGGTGCCGGCGACAACTTCCTGGTCGTCGACGAGGACCGCACGGCCCGCCAGATCGCCGAGAAGCGTGCCGCCCGTGAGCGCAACGCCGCGTTCGCCAAGCGCACCCGCCGGGTGTCCCTCGAGGACCTCGACAAGGTGCTCAAGGCGGGCGAGGTCCAGCAGCTCAACCTCATCATCAAGGGCGACGCGTCCGGTTCGGTGGAGGCCCTGGAGTCCTCGCTGCTCCAGCTGGACGTCGGCGAGGAGGTCGACATCCGGGTGCTGCACCGGGGTGTCGGTGCGGTCACCGAGTCGGACATCGACCTGGCGACCGGCTCCGACGCCATCGTGATCGGCTTCAACGTGCGCGCCGCCGGGCGTGCCACGCAGATGGCCGAGCGCGAGGGTGTGGACGTCCGCTACTACTCGGTCATCTACCAGGCGATCGAGGAGATCGAGGCGGCCCTCAAGGGCATGCTCAAGCCGGAGTACGAAGAGGTCGAGCTCGGCACGGCGGAGATCCGCGAGGTCTTCCGCTCGTCCAAGCTGGGCAACATCGCGGGTGTGCTCATCCGCTCCGGCGAGGTCCGGCGCAACACCAAGGCGCGCCTCATCCGCGACGGCAAGGTCGTCGCGGAGAACCTCACCATCGAGGGTCTGCGTCGCTTCAAGGACGACGTCACCGAGATCCGCGAAGGCTTCGAGGGCGGTATCAACCTCGGGAACTTCAACGACATCAAGGTCGACGACGTCATCGCGACGTACGAGATGCGCGAGAAGCCCCGCGGCTGACGCGGCTCGGCTGACCACGCACACCGTGCTCGGGGCCGGTCGGCGGGAGGTAATCCCGTCGATCGGCCCCGGCCGTGCGTGTACGGTTTCTTGATGTACCTGCCAAGAGCGGGCAGGACGCCTACCGAACCCGTACCGGCGGGACATCCGGACACACATGTTCGTGGGGACGCTGTCCTTCGACCTGCTCCTCGGCGACGTCCACTCGCTGAAGGAGAAACGCTCCGTCGTCCGCCCGATCATGGCCGAACTCCAGCGCAAGTACGCGGTGGCGGTGGCCGAGGTCGGCGGGCAGAACCTGCACCGCAGGGCCGAGATCGGCCTCGCGGCGGTGTCCGGGGATCCGGGACACCTCACAGACGTGCTGGACCGGTGCGAGCGCCTTGTCGCCGCCCGGCCCGAAGTGGAGCTGCTGTCGGTGCGACGGCGGCTGCACGGAGACGATGATTGAGACTGCACCGTCCGGGGGCTGCCCCCGGACCACCGCACGAAAGAGGAGAAGGACCGGTGGCCGACAACGCGCGGGCCCGCAAGCTGGCCGATCGCATCCAGGTCGTGGTCGCGGAGACCCTGGACCGGCGAATCAAGGATCCGCGGCTGGGCTTCGTCACGATCACGGACGCCCGGGTCACCGGCGACCTGCGGGAGGCCACGGTCTTCTACACGGTGTACGGGGACGACGAGGAGCGCGCGGCGTCCGCCGCGGCGCTGGAGTCCGCCAAGGGCGTCCTGCGGTCCGAGGTGGGCCGTCAGACGGGGGTCCGCTTCACGCCGACCCTGACGTTCGTCCCGGACG
It encodes the following:
- a CDS encoding DUF503 domain-containing protein gives rise to the protein MFVGTLSFDLLLGDVHSLKEKRSVVRPIMAELQRKYAVAVAEVGGQNLHRRAEIGLAAVSGDPGHLTDVLDRCERLVAARPEVELLSVRRRLHGDDD
- the rbfA gene encoding 30S ribosome-binding factor RbfA is translated as MADNARARKLADRIQVVVAETLDRRIKDPRLGFVTITDARVTGDLREATVFYTVYGDDEERAASAAALESAKGVLRSEVGRQTGVRFTPTLTFVPDALPDNARTIDDLLDKARARDAEVRQASTGKTYAGGADPYRRPEDGDDEAGPDEGRDEGRGEGEGTGEGGGRGRDEGRDEGTASA